From Leptospira kirschneri serovar Cynopteri str. 3522 CT:
GCTATTGGAGGAACTGCTCCAAGCCGAGGAGTTGTGCTTGTAACCGAACAGAATTTTGTAATTGTAACCGAACAAAATAATTCTCCAGAACGACTTGCTGGAGGTCTTTGACTTACGGATGTTCTTTGATTTATTGGAGGTTTTTGATTTATTGAAGATTTTTAAATATATCTCGTCCATGATTAGCTTGAATACAGTGAAAAAAATCCCAATACAAAAGTTGATGGGGAATGTTGAACGATAAGAAAAGAATACGAAGACTCCGATTAGCATAATCAAGCCTACGATTCCCGATACTACCAGAGTAGCTATTGCAAAGATTGCAACTATTACATACGGCACGAAGGCAACATATTTATCAAAATCGTTTTTTTGTTCTACAACCGGAAATTTTTCCTCTGCAATCTGGGATATATTTGTTTTAGGTAATTCTTCCTCATTGATTTTGGTTATAATTGTATCAATTCCATCTGCAATTCCTTGAAAATAATTTCCTTCTCGAAACTTAGGAATCATAAACTCTTCTATGATTTTTTTTGCAGTTGCGTCGGGTATAGTTCCTTCCAGTCCGTAGCCGACTTCTATTTTTGTTTTATGGTTTTGGATGGCTACTACGATCAATACTCCGTCGTCGATTCCTTTACGACCTAATTTAGTTTTTTCGAATACTTTGACCGCGTATTCTTCTATGGTCCATTCACCCGTAGAGCCTACGATCAATACTGCGATTTGATTTCCTTTTTCCGTTTCAAATGAAATTAACCTATTTGTGAGTTGAGTCTTTTGTTCTTTCGTTAGAGTAGAAGTAGTATCCGTAACCGGAGAGCGGAGTAGGGGAATATTCTGATCTTCTGTTTTCCATTCTTCTATGATAAAAATGGAATGTGAGTTTCCAATTTTTAAATGAGTTCCGGCTGTACATACTAAAAGAGATACAAAGAATAAGATTTTTGTAGTTACCGATTGAATCATTTGAGTTTTTAAAAGATTCATTTTTTACGCTTGTCATATTGGATCTAGATGAACTATCTAGATTGAATTCTGTTAATAGATTTATTAATCATTTTATTGGAAATGGAATAAAATTTAAATTTTTTGATGTTTCGGAAAATAGAAAGTGAAAAAGATGAATGTTTAATCATATTCAATTTTTTTAAAATTTAATCTCAGGCGGTTTGGAAATTTCTTTTTCGTTTTCTACACTAAAAGAAGGTTTGGTTTCAAATCCGAAAAACTTTGCAGTTAAATTATTTGGAAATTTTCGAATTGTGACGTTGTATTTTTGTATCGCTTGAATATATCTGTTTCTGGCTACGGTGATTCTGTTTTCGGTTCCTTCGAGTTGGGCTTGTAGATCTCTAAAGTTTTCGTTGGATTTTAATTCGGGATAGTTTTCTGTGATCACAAGCAGTCTAGAAAGTGCGGAAGTCATCTGTGTTTGTGCCTGTGAATATTTTCTAAAAAGTTCGGGGTTATTTAAGGTTTTTTCATCCGCTTGAATAGAACCTACTCCTGCTCTGGCTTTTGTTACTTCGATCAATACTTTTTCTTCTTGGGCTGCATAACCTTTTACTGTGTTGACTAAATTTGGAATCAGATCCGATCTTCTCTGATATTGATTGAGTATTTCCGCCCAAGATGCGTTGATCGCTTCATCTTCTTCTTGAATCGTATTATAACCACAATTGAAGAAAACTAAAAACGAAAGAACCAGAGCCATCATCAAAAAAAATTTAAAATCAAGTTTAATTCTCAAAAAATTCCTCTCTCTTAATTGGAATGGATTTTTTTATTTTTATACTGGGATGTAAATCGAATTTTTCAAAAAGGAAAATCCTCTTCTATATCCGTAAAATCGTTTCCGTCCGTTGCCGTTACGACTGAACTTCCTTCTGACTTTTTTTCAAGATTTGGTTCTGAAAGACTTAGGGAAAGATAGTTTTTTCCCGTTGCCGATTTGCGGATCCATCCGGCAAGTCGATATGTTTTACCTTCGAGAAGCACCTTACCGGTGTAATCTGGTTGAGTTTCTTTTTCCTTGGTTGCGTTGCTAAAGAGACTTCCTTTTTTTTCTTTCAGTGTGTATTCTGCCATTTTTTTATCCTCCTATCGTTTGGGTTTGAGATACGACTTGTTTTAAGCTGCTTCCGGTTGGTTTGGAAATTTTTCTTTTTCTAAGGTTCTTTTACGAATTTCTTCGATCAGTTGATCAGCGAGTATCTCCGCGATAATTTCGATTCTTTCGTTCATCCATTCTGTAGTTATGGTTTGCATGTTGTTTTACCTCTCAATTTGAGTTTTAGAATACTGCTTACCCTGGACAAAAAAACATAAGTGAGAGTATTTTTTTAAGTAATGCGAACTAGGCGTAAAAAAAATGAGAAAGAATTTTTTAAAAGTATGAGTTCCTACAGTTTAGGATTTGTTCGTAAAATCGTGATTTGTGGTAGTTCCCACAGTTTTCTGATTCTACGATTTTTATTGCTATAAAGTTCCTGTATGAGTTCCCACATTTTAAGATTTTGAATACAGTATTGGCAGGTTTCGTAAGTCTTTTGAAATTTTAAAATTAGGTCGTAAGACCGGCAGGTTATTGTTAATTATTCAAGCAATATTGTTTTATGAATCACTGCGTCCGATTGGAATTATACTCGTATATTTTGCGCGGGAAAGTTTTTCTAACCTTTTGTAATTTCAGATAAATGTGGGAACTCATACTTTTATTAGAGTTTGAGAAATTTTAATGTGGGAACTCATACTTTTATTCGAGCTTGAGAAATTTCTAATGTAGGAACTCTCACAGATTTTTCCGAATTAGAGATCCAGGACTTGTAAATTTTCCAAACCCAATCTGAGTTTTAAAAAAAGTTCCAATCGTTTTCTTTCTACACTTCCAACCTGATGTTTCCATTTAACGAGAACTGTTACTTCTTTCGAAGAAGAAAAATCTTGAACGTTTTGGACTAAAAAATCTCCCAAGGAAAACGAATCAACGGAAGGAAACAAAACGTTGATCTCTTTGGCAACGGATTGAGCCAGATGATCTTTATCTTTTAAAATCCTAAGTTCGTTTTCTAAAAGATGAATTTTTTCTTCCTGAATTTTAGAGCCCGTTTCGTTTTGGAAAGAAAAACCTGACTGTTGATTCAATTGAGAGCTATCTCTATAGGATTGAATGACTTTTAATTCCGTATCTTCCAGACCGTATTTAGGAAGCATCGTTTTCAATTGGGAAAGAACGTCTTCGGACAAGGTTTCTCCGATCATAGTGACTTCTATCTTTTTTTCACCACCTTTCCTAACAATATTAGCAGATAGAATTTTACTTTTTTCGAATGTAAATTGATTTTCTAGATAACTTTTGGCGTTCCGTTTAAAAGCAGAATCGACTACGATGTCGTAGGCGAAGTAGATGCTAGGAAGAATCAAACAGAAGGACAGCAAATACACATAACGGTAAATTTTTTTATCAACCGCCGGGTCCGTATAAACGGTGCGTTGAAATTTCAGATAACGGACGAAAATCAAGGTACTGATGCCTATAAAAACGCTGTTGATCAAATAGAGATAAAAAGCGCCTAAGAAAAATTTAAAATTCCAATTGGCCAAACCATAACCAGCGGTACAAAGGGGAGGCATCAAAGCGGTAGCGATTGCCACTCCCGGAATTGCATTTGAAATTTTATCCTTTCTGGAGCCGGCCACAATTCCGGTGGCCCCGCCTATAAAAGCGATTAACACGTCGTAGATGGTGGGAGATGTTCTGGCTAGGAGTTCTGATTGAGCGTCGGAAAGGGGTGAAATCAAAAAGTAAATCGCGGATGTAAAAAGACTTAAAAACGTCATTACTGCAAGATTGCGAAGTGATTTTTTCAAAAGTTCAAAATCATAAATTCCTAAAGCAAGTCCTGCGCCCATGATCGGGCCCATCAAAGGGGAAATGAGCATGGCTCCGATGATCACAGCTGTGGAATTGATATTGAGACCAATGGAAGCGATAAAGATTGCAAAAATCAAAGTCCATAAAGCGGAACCGGAAAAATTGACTCCTCGTTTAATCGATTCAATGGTTCCTGTTTCATCCGTATCGTTTCTGATATGAAACAAAGGATTTATAAATTCGAACAAAGGACCCAATAAATCCCAAAAGTTAGGTTCTGGATTATGAGAAGTTTTTTTTTGCATAAAATTTTTCTCCTATAAAACTGACGAAAACATCTGACAGATGTTAGATCTTATTTTGATTCTGCACAAGATTTTTTAGAATAGAATCGAATCTACAAAATCCAAACTCAAAAATTAAGTCTCTTTTCTTTTTTTAACCGTGTTCCGATAGTAAGAACATGGAATCTAAATCCAAAGAATTTAAATCAGCCTGGAATTTGCAAAATGGAAAGATGATTCTACCGTATCTACTTCTTTTTGCGGGGATTATATTAACTCTCTCTTTGGGTTCTTTCGATTCTGGCGAACACGGTGTGGAATATAATTTTTTCGGAAGACTTGGGTATTATATTTCTTATGGAATGTTTTTTATGTTTGGAGCGGCGTCGTTTTTGCCCGGGCTTTTTACAATCGGTTTGGGGTCTCTTCGACTTGTCAAAGAAGGATTTGAACTTACGAACAGGCTATTTTCTATTCCGGTTTTTTTATTGTGTTATACGGTAACCCTTCAAGTAACTGGGCATGTTTCGACGATTCCCTTTGCTTCTCAAGGAGGTTTTGTAGGACAGTTATTATCTTCTGGTCTAGAATTTGTATTTGGTTCCACGGGAAAAATTTTAATTCATCTAGTGTTCTATTTTTACGGTTTAATATTATTGTTAAACGAATCCCCGCTTCATTTTATTGGAAGGGCTATCGGAACCGCCGGAGCAAAATATAAAGAAGGATTTAAATCCGGATTTGGAAAACGGGGAGAAAATTTAGGTTCACTTTTTCAATCTGCAGTAGAAAAATTTCAAAGAAAAGAATCCGCTCCTCCTTGGATTTCCACGAACACAAATGATTGGAACGATTTACAGACTAAATCGTTGGGAAACCATAGATCCTCTGAGTTACAAAATACGCTCCATTCTACCTTTGGAAAAGAAGGAAAACTTTCCGATTTTTTGTCAAAGGTGGATAAACATTCTTTGGAAACTCCGAAAACGTCTAAGATTCGTTTTCAAAATCACGGTGCTTTTTCCGGAAACTTTGAGAAACAAGGAAAGGTGTTTCGTTTTGAATCGGTTTCTTCTTCCCTTTCTGAAAAAATTAGAGAAGAAAAAAACTTTCAAAAAGCTACTTCTCGTTGGGAGATTATAGACTTTAGAACTTCTAGTTTTTCTAATATTTCTTCTGAAAAAGAACCTTCGATTACGTTAGTCGTTCCTTCTGAGTCGGAAATAAAAAAAGAATGGAATCAGACTAATCTTATATTACAATCAGAGAAATCACAGGATAAATTTTCGTTCGAAGAGAAAGAAAGGATCGAACAAACGGATTCTGAACTCGAAAAAGAATTTTATGAGGAAGAAAGTGCGGATTCTGAAGAGGACTTCTCTGAAGAAGAAACTTTAAGTTCTGAAACTTCTATTGAAAAAGATATTTCTGAAAATCTTAAAACTTCTACGATTTCAAGTTCCAAAGAAGTTTCTACAAAACATACTTCTAGTTCTCCTGAAGAAGAAAAGTTAGAACCGGGATTACCTTTTCCGCCGACTACATTGGTTCCAGAAGTAAAATCAAAACGTTCTATCTATCACGTTCCTCTTAAAAGTTTAAAAACGACTACTACAAAAATTCAAGACCCTTTGTTTAAGATTGAGGCGGACAAAGTAGCTCGTAAGATAGAAGAAATAATCCGTCAATATGGTTATGAATCCCAAGTTGTTTCTATGGAAAGAGGACCGATCATTACTCGTTACGAACTCACTCCACCTTTAGGAGTCAAACTAGGAAGGATCACTTCTCTTTCGGATGAACTTCGTTTGTATCTAGCGGTAAAAAATATTCGGATCGTAGCGCCGATTCCGGGTAAATCTACGATCGGAATCGAAGTTCCTAACAGTATCAGAGAAGATGTATTTTTAGGAGATATTCTTCATCAAAACCTAAGCCTTCGTCCTAAAAAAGATTTATCTATTTTAATTGGAAAAGATATATCCGGTAAGTTAGTCGGAATCGATTTGAATAAACTTCCTCATTTGCTCGTCGCGGGAACTACGGGTTCCGGTAAATCGGTTTGTTTGAATTCTATGATTTCTTCTTTGGTGGTACATCTTTCTCCCGAAGAAGTTCGTTTTATTATGATCGATCCTAAAATGGTGGAACTCACGTTATACGAGGACATTCCTCATTTATTAATGCCTGTGATCACCGATCCTAAGAAGGCGACTCGCGCATTGGCTTGGGCTATTCAGGAAATGGAAGCAAGGTATCATTCTGTTTCCAAACTCAAGTGTAGAGATTTTAAAACGTATAACGAAAAAGTAGAACAGGGCGCTCACAGAGACGGATATAAAAAGATGCCTTATATAGTCATTTTTATAGACGAGCTTGCGGATCTGATGATGGTTTCTGGTAAGGATCTAGAAGATGCGATCACTCGGATTACTCAAAAATCAAGAGCGGTGGGAATCCATCTGATTATGGCAACACAACGTCCTTCCGTGGATGTGATCACAGGTTTGATCAAAGCGAACTGTCCCGCTCGTATGGCGTTTCACGTGGCTCAGAAAACGGATTCTAAAATTATATTGGATCAAAACGGCGCTGAATCTCTATTAGGAAAAGGTGATTTTCTTTATAAGTCTCCGACGGCGGCGGATCTAATTCGAATTCAATCTCCTTATGTATCGGAAGAAGAGATCGAAAAAATTGTAGAAGAAGCGCGTAAGTTTGGCAAACCTTCTTATGTAGATTTTGATTTGGATGAGGAAACCGAAAATTCTGTAGTGGACGAAGGGGACGAGGAACTTTTTGAACAGGCTTGGGAAATCGTTAGAACCGATCGAAAGGCTTCTGCGAGTTATTTGCAAAGAAGAATGAGAATCGGCTACAATAAAGCGGCGCGTTTGATGGAGTTGATGGAAGAAAGAGGTTACGTCAGTCCTCAGATCGGATCAAAAGGAAGAGAAATATTAAAATAACTTAATGCTCTAAAGAATCTATGGATCAATCAAATCGTACACGAATATTACTAAAATGGTTTTGACCGTGTTCAAATTCAGTGTTGTTTTCTGGGCTTGGAAACATACACTATGGATGATAACATAATGTGAGTTCAGCATAAGAAGAACTCACGATTCTGAAAAAAGTTGGAATCTGAACTTTACAGATTGATTCTTTAAATGTGGGAACTACCACTCATTTCCATTTAGAATTTAGATGATTCTCGCTGTCCTGAGTTTGAGAAATTACATAGATTATCCAAAACAATCTTAGAACGTGGGAACTATTACAAAAATCAAATTCTAAAAAAGATAAACGGTTTCTAAGCGACGTAATTTGTGGGAACTGCCACAATTTATAAAATAGAAGTTTATAACAATTGAATCTCAAGTGTGGGAACTCACATAAAACTTAGATTTGTCTGTAAAATGATGTGGGAGCTACTGCAAGTCGTGACTTTTACAAACAATTTCTAAAATTGTAGGAACTCATACTTTTAGAAAATTTTTACTCGTACCGAACTCATGTTAAAAACGGGGTTTAAATTTTGATGCTGACCGTAATTGTGCAAAAATCGGTTGGACGATGATTCTTTTTATATTTCCTAGTAGTTCCCACAATTTTCAAAGTTTACTGGTAAAATCCACGATTTGTGAGAGTTCCCACAGATTAAGTCACATTACAAATTTTTAAACATCTATTTTTTTACGAAAAAATTGACATAGGATAAAACGGATTTCTTATGTCGAACTCACGTTGGATTTAGAACTTGCCTCTAAAGATATAAACGATGATCTTTAGAAATTTCTAATAAAATAAATGTAGGAACTCCGCAAGAATTGTTCTATCTGTCACTTTAGTTCGTAAACTTTCCAGTAGTTCTCCGTTATCAAACTTTTGTAAAATCCTACATCTTTGGAATTGAGACAAACATTTGAAATATCAAAGGATCATCTCGAATTCGAATTTAAAATATTCTAAATTTCTAATGTTTTAAATAAAAAATTTAAACGTTAGATGTACTTTCTTTTTTCCAGAGTTTCCATTTTATGATAAAAAATGCACCTACTAAAATGATCGCAATAGAAACTAATTGGGATTGAGAAAAACCGTGCCAGTAATACTGAGTTAAAAATTCAGGATTTTGTTCTGCGTTCGGAATGTTTACGAGTGAAGGGGGATCCATCAAAGGAAACACCGCTTTATTGACTCTTAAAAATTCCACAAACAATCTTGCAAAACCGTGTAAGACTAAATATTGGGCTCCAATGGAAAATTTTTTAAAGTTCTGATTTCTAGCCCAAAACTGAAAATAAGAAAAGAATAAAAACGAAACGATCGATTCAATCAATGGAGTGTTCCAAACGGGCACACCGGAAGGATGAGCTCCGTGATAATCAAAAACTAAAAGTGGAATTTTGACGTCGGTTGCAAAACCATAACATCCGTCACCAGAAACCCAACAACCCAATCTACCAATTGCGTAACCGATTGCCATACTTGGAACCGCAGCGTCTAAGTAGGACGGAATGTCTAGTTTGAAGTATTTCATGTAAAGAGTGATAAAAAGAATTCCAAATAAAAATCCTCCGTAAAATACGAGTCCGCTTCCTGAAAATAGATTATCCCAAAGGGACATTCTTCCTGGAAAACCATACCAATGAGTGAGTGGGTAAATATATTTTCCATCAAAGCCGGGTGTTTCTACAAAGATCTGATCCCAAATTTCAAAGATAAAAAAGATTTTTGCTCCTACTAAAGTACCTAAGATTCCTAAAAGAAGTAACCAGTCGGAATGTTCTGGTTCTAACTTCCTACGTTTTAATTCTTTAGGAAGAAGATAAGATGCGGTTAAAAAACCGATCATCATTAGGATGCTGAATGTGGATGGCCCGTCCCATTCCCTATTGAATAAGAATTTG
This genomic window contains:
- a CDS encoding TPM domain-containing protein produces the protein MNLLKTQMIQSVTTKILFFVSLLVCTAGTHLKIGNSHSIFIIEEWKTEDQNIPLLRSPVTDTTSTLTKEQKTQLTNRLISFETEKGNQIAVLIVGSTGEWTIEEYAVKVFEKTKLGRKGIDDGVLIVVAIQNHKTKIEVGYGLEGTIPDATAKKIIEEFMIPKFREGNYFQGIADGIDTIITKINEEELPKTNISQIAEEKFPVVEQKNDFDKYVAFVPYVIVAIFAIATLVVSGIVGLIMLIGVFVFFSYRSTFPINFCIGIFFTVFKLIMDEIYLKIFNKSKTSNKSKNIRKSKTSSKSFWRIILFGYNYKILFGYKHNSSAWSSSSNSSSSSWSGGGGRSGGGGASGSW
- a CDS encoding LemA family protein, which encodes MRIKLDFKFFLMMALVLSFLVFFNCGYNTIQEEDEAINASWAEILNQYQRRSDLIPNLVNTVKGYAAQEEKVLIEVTKARAGVGSIQADEKTLNNPELFRKYSQAQTQMTSALSRLLVITENYPELKSNENFRDLQAQLEGTENRITVARNRYIQAIQKYNVTIRKFPNNLTAKFFGFETKPSFSVENEKEISKPPEIKF
- a CDS encoding DUF736 family protein, with the protein product MAEYTLKEKKGSLFSNATKEKETQPDYTGKVLLEGKTYRLAGWIRKSATGKNYLSLSLSEPNLEKKSEGSSVVTATDGNDFTDIEEDFPF
- a CDS encoding DUF389 domain-containing protein — protein: MQKKTSHNPEPNFWDLLGPLFEFINPLFHIRNDTDETGTIESIKRGVNFSGSALWTLIFAIFIASIGLNINSTAVIIGAMLISPLMGPIMGAGLALGIYDFELLKKSLRNLAVMTFLSLFTSAIYFLISPLSDAQSELLARTSPTIYDVLIAFIGGATGIVAGSRKDKISNAIPGVAIATALMPPLCTAGYGLANWNFKFFLGAFYLYLINSVFIGISTLIFVRYLKFQRTVYTDPAVDKKIYRYVYLLSFCLILPSIYFAYDIVVDSAFKRNAKSYLENQFTFEKSKILSANIVRKGGEKKIEVTMIGETLSEDVLSQLKTMLPKYGLEDTELKVIQSYRDSSQLNQQSGFSFQNETGSKIQEEKIHLLENELRILKDKDHLAQSVAKEINVLFPSVDSFSLGDFLVQNVQDFSSSKEVTVLVKWKHQVGSVERKRLELFLKLRLGLENLQVLDL
- a CDS encoding FtsK/SpoIIIE family DNA translocase, with the translated sequence MESKSKEFKSAWNLQNGKMILPYLLLFAGIILTLSLGSFDSGEHGVEYNFFGRLGYYISYGMFFMFGAASFLPGLFTIGLGSLRLVKEGFELTNRLFSIPVFLLCYTVTLQVTGHVSTIPFASQGGFVGQLLSSGLEFVFGSTGKILIHLVFYFYGLILLLNESPLHFIGRAIGTAGAKYKEGFKSGFGKRGENLGSLFQSAVEKFQRKESAPPWISTNTNDWNDLQTKSLGNHRSSELQNTLHSTFGKEGKLSDFLSKVDKHSLETPKTSKIRFQNHGAFSGNFEKQGKVFRFESVSSSLSEKIREEKNFQKATSRWEIIDFRTSSFSNISSEKEPSITLVVPSESEIKKEWNQTNLILQSEKSQDKFSFEEKERIEQTDSELEKEFYEEESADSEEDFSEEETLSSETSIEKDISENLKTSTISSSKEVSTKHTSSSPEEEKLEPGLPFPPTTLVPEVKSKRSIYHVPLKSLKTTTTKIQDPLFKIEADKVARKIEEIIRQYGYESQVVSMERGPIITRYELTPPLGVKLGRITSLSDELRLYLAVKNIRIVAPIPGKSTIGIEVPNSIREDVFLGDILHQNLSLRPKKDLSILIGKDISGKLVGIDLNKLPHLLVAGTTGSGKSVCLNSMISSLVVHLSPEEVRFIMIDPKMVELTLYEDIPHLLMPVITDPKKATRALAWAIQEMEARYHSVSKLKCRDFKTYNEKVEQGAHRDGYKKMPYIVIFIDELADLMMVSGKDLEDAITRITQKSRAVGIHLIMATQRPSVDVITGLIKANCPARMAFHVAQKTDSKIILDQNGAESLLGKGDFLYKSPTAADLIRIQSPYVSEEEIEKIVEEARKFGKPSYVDFDLDEETENSVVDEGDEELFEQAWEIVRTDRKASASYLQRRMRIGYNKAARLMELMEERGYVSPQIGSKGREILK
- a CDS encoding prolipoprotein diacylglyceryl transferase yields the protein MIDRIPVPFLNPLFKFLFNREWDGPSTFSILMMIGFLTASYLLPKELKRRKLEPEHSDWLLLLGILGTLVGAKIFFIFEIWDQIFVETPGFDGKYIYPLTHWYGFPGRMSLWDNLFSGSGLVFYGGFLFGILFITLYMKYFKLDIPSYLDAAVPSMAIGYAIGRLGCWVSGDGCYGFATDVKIPLLVFDYHGAHPSGVPVWNTPLIESIVSFLFFSYFQFWARNQNFKKFSIGAQYLVLHGFARLFVEFLRVNKAVFPLMDPPSLVNIPNAEQNPEFLTQYYWHGFSQSQLVSIAIILVGAFFIIKWKLWKKESTSNV